AATGCATAATACCACCTTCGTCAAGTTTGGGCAAGGGGCGGCGGAAGCCTGCTTCGGGCCGGTGTCGGGGTGGGCCAAGCGCATGGCCGAGGCCCGCGACGGGGGGCTTGTCCTGGCCGCCGCCGCGAAAGGGATCCCGGACCGGCTTTCACCCAAGCCCGCCGTCCCTGAGGAGATGCTTATCCTGGACTTAGCGCCGGCTCATACGGCCGTGGTCGAATCGCCCTACAGAAGCGCAGAAGTCGATTGCGGAGGTGTACATGTCCATAGCTCCCCGAACGCCCAATTCGCGTTCCAGCCGGAGGCTGTTGCTCGCCACCCTGACGGCCGGCGGGGTGATCGCTGGAGTGTGTGGTCTGCTGGGCGGCGCTGTGGGTGCGACCGGCGCCTACTTGCTGCTCCGACCGCAGACCTCCCCGGCGCCCGTGGGCCCGGTGGCGGCGGCGGTTGCGGTCGATCCGAACTCGGCCGTCACTCAAGCCGCATCGGACGTCGGCCCGGCGGTCGTTACCCTCCTCAACTATCAACAGCCGCAATCGCCTGCCGGCTCGGAAGCCCAGCCGTCGGGATCGGGTTCAGGCTTCATCATCTCCGACCAGGGCTACATCGTCACCAACAACCATGTGGTCGAAGGCGCCAGCTGGCTGGAGGTCATCCTGGCCGATGGCACCAGGCTCGCGGCTGTGCTGGTCGGCGTTGACCCGTTCGCTGACCTGGCGGTCGTCCGCGTCGAGGGGCAGATGCCACGGGTGCTGACCTTCGGCGACTCGGACGCCTTGAAGCCCGGCCAATCCGTAATTGCCTTCGGCTCGCCCCTGGGGGACTTCAAGAACACGGTGACCGTTGGCGTGGTGAGCGGCAAGGGCCGAAGCGTCGGGAGCGGGGTGGGGTATGAGCAACAGGACTTGATCCAAACCGACGCCGCCATCAATCCCGGCAACTCCGGGGGACCGCTGGTCAACCTGGCCGGTGAGGTCATCGGGGTGAACACGCTGGTGGTGCGCAGCAGCGGGGTGGGCGGAGCCCCGGCGGAGGGGTTGGGCTTCGCCATCTCGAGCAACACGGCTCGGGCGATCGTCGAGGAGCTGATTGCCAACGGGCGCGTCGCCCGACCCTATCTGGGGGTCAGCTGGGAGGCGATCTCGTCCCAGGCTGCGGGCGAGCAGGCGGTGCCAGATGGGATTGCGATCACCGAGGTCGTGCCGGGAGGCCCGGCGGAGCAGGCCGGAATCCAAGGCGGGGACATCGTGACCGCGCTAGACGGGCAGCAGATCGACGAGGACCATCCATTCATCAACCAGCTCCTGAGCTTCAAGCCTGGACAGGAGGTCACGATCGAGATCGTCCGCGAAGGCCGACGGCTGCAGCTGCAGATCACGTTGGGGGAGCGGCCTGCCGCCTGAGCGATGGCTCGCCCGGCCCTGCCCAGGCTGGGCGCAAGGGCGAGAAGCTGGCCGCCGGCGACCCCCCGCCGGGACGCCAGCTTGACCCTTCTTCGGCGGCGTGGTAAAGTACCTGCCACAACTGAATAGCCCCTTGTTGCTCTTATCCAGAGAGGCGGAGGGACCGGCCCTTTGATGCCTCGGCAACCTACCAGGACAGGGGTCCTGGCGTGGTGCCAAGTCCGGCAGAAGTACGACTCTGGAAGATGAGAGGGAGGCAAACGATGCTTCATGTTGCCCCTTCTCGTCGAGAAGGGGCAATTTCTTCGCCAGGAGTAGATGCTCGTGACCAACACCTTCATGACCTCGCCTTCGCTGTTCTTCACCTCGGAGTCGGTCACCGAGGGCCATCCCGACAAGCTGTGCGACCAGATTTCGGATGCCGTGCTCGATGCCTGCATCGAACAGGACCCGCGCTCGCGGGT
The window above is part of the Anaerolineales bacterium genome. Proteins encoded here:
- a CDS encoding trypsin-like peptidase domain-containing protein; protein product: MSIAPRTPNSRSSRRLLLATLTAGGVIAGVCGLLGGAVGATGAYLLLRPQTSPAPVGPVAAAVAVDPNSAVTQAASDVGPAVVTLLNYQQPQSPAGSEAQPSGSGSGFIISDQGYIVTNNHVVEGASWLEVILADGTRLAAVLVGVDPFADLAVVRVEGQMPRVLTFGDSDALKPGQSVIAFGSPLGDFKNTVTVGVVSGKGRSVGSGVGYEQQDLIQTDAAINPGNSGGPLVNLAGEVIGVNTLVVRSSGVGGAPAEGLGFAISSNTARAIVEELIANGRVARPYLGVSWEAISSQAAGEQAVPDGIAITEVVPGGPAEQAGIQGGDIVTALDGQQIDEDHPFINQLLSFKPGQEVTIEIVREGRRLQLQITLGERPAA